A window of the Butyricimonas faecalis genome harbors these coding sequences:
- a CDS encoding FecR family protein has translation MKQIEWDIIERRLEGGLSPDEEICFQDWYAESEENRNYYHKLETFYKENGFVKEITDQDVNTSWDKFSMQVKNKKDGKKRLISYWSVASVAACLLVGMFILFWFGQERGVVNKEGESIIVAGGNKAVLWLSNGEKIALENHSDEFEEASVKIVNSGSSLSYEEYKDTVLQKRVMNRVVTPRGGEYGITLADGTQVYLGALSEIEYPVVFGKKSREVRVSGEVYFNVARDTNRPFIVKTGHLNVEVLGTSFNVRDYADEDYVETTLVSGKVKVCVGEESCILESNHQAVLDKKNNILEAKEVDVSEYVDWKSGRLNIRNKRLEDILTRLSKWYDVYIFYVNEEAKDIRFYANIDRYSDMNELLDKFEKTGEVEFRVKGNVINVMTK, from the coding sequence ATGAAACAAATTGAATGGGATATCATAGAACGTAGATTGGAGGGAGGATTGTCTCCCGACGAGGAGATTTGTTTTCAAGATTGGTATGCGGAAAGTGAAGAGAATAGAAATTATTACCATAAATTGGAAACCTTTTATAAAGAAAACGGTTTTGTCAAAGAGATAACGGATCAAGATGTAAACACTTCTTGGGATAAATTCTCTATGCAAGTGAAGAATAAAAAGGACGGCAAAAAACGTTTGATCTCCTATTGGAGTGTTGCATCTGTCGCTGCTTGTTTGTTGGTCGGAATGTTTATCTTGTTTTGGTTTGGACAAGAAAGAGGCGTAGTAAATAAAGAGGGGGAGTCAATAATTGTTGCTGGTGGCAATAAAGCTGTTTTGTGGTTATCTAACGGGGAGAAAATTGCGTTGGAGAACCATTCTGATGAATTTGAGGAAGCATCGGTAAAGATTGTGAATTCGGGATCATCATTAAGTTACGAAGAATATAAAGATACCGTATTGCAAAAACGTGTGATGAATCGGGTTGTAACACCCCGGGGGGGAGAATACGGCATCACATTGGCTGATGGAACGCAGGTTTATTTGGGGGCTCTTTCCGAGATTGAATATCCCGTTGTTTTTGGGAAAAAATCGAGGGAAGTAAGAGTGTCCGGGGAGGTGTATTTCAATGTCGCTCGCGATACGAATCGTCCTTTTATCGTGAAAACGGGGCATTTGAACGTGGAGGTTTTGGGAACGTCTTTCAATGTACGGGATTACGCGGATGAAGATTATGTTGAAACAACGCTGGTTTCGGGAAAAGTGAAAGTGTGCGTGGGTGAAGAATCTTGTATTTTGGAATCAAACCATCAGGCCGTGTTGGATAAGAAAAATAATATACTCGAGGCAAAAGAAGTTGACGTGTCTGAGTATGTTGATTGGAAAAGCGGTAGGTTGAACATCCGGAATAAACGATTGGAAGATATTTTGACGCGTTTGAGTAAATGGTACGATGTTTATATCTTCTACGTGAATGAAGAGGCAAAAGATATTCGTTTCTACGCTAATATAGACCGCTACAGCGACATGAATGAGTTGTTGGATAAGTTTGAAAAAACAGGGGAAGTCGAGTTCCGTGTGAAGGGAAATGTGATAAACGTGATGACAAAATAA
- a CDS encoding TlpA family protein disulfide reductase, producing MKTTKFLLAACILAGFSSSGIAQNVEVKTDTVGKQVRKTVKMEVKSAEDLLKLFGGANVKVSNDNGNAKKQSKVATLSPEERPMESNGDKKLYAKSYLNRAAPELVVEKWLTDVPDTEGKLVLIDFWGPSCSPCRKSIPDLNKFSKQFKDKLVVIGVSLNKEEHIRAMKEPVIEYYSAIDTKKEYIGKFEIKGYPHAILLDTRGIVRWEGNPVQSGHELTAEVLEHLITKYDYEDGGVHRSYSKSYLNEKAPELSMREWFPKEPDLKGKFVLRDFFSFHCGPCRKAIPKLNKWNKEFAGELVIIGCAKDGIARLRTIEPKIEYTLASDPQGKIWQEMDLHVLSYVQLIDPKGIVRWEGLCIDLTTKKIKEIIAKYK from the coding sequence ATGAAAACAACGAAATTTTTATTAGCTGCATGTATTCTGGCGGGGTTTTCTTCTAGCGGAATTGCTCAGAATGTAGAAGTGAAAACGGATACGGTTGGAAAGCAGGTCCGGAAAACAGTTAAAATGGAGGTTAAAAGTGCGGAAGACCTATTGAAACTTTTTGGTGGTGCAAATGTAAAAGTTTCTAATGACAACGGGAATGCGAAAAAACAATCGAAGGTAGCTACGCTAAGTCCGGAGGAACGTCCGATGGAGAGCAATGGTGATAAAAAATTGTATGCAAAATCCTATTTAAATCGAGCGGCTCCGGAATTGGTGGTAGAGAAATGGTTAACCGATGTGCCCGACACTGAAGGGAAGCTTGTGTTGATTGATTTTTGGGGACCGTCATGTTCTCCTTGTCGGAAAAGTATCCCGGATTTAAATAAATTCAGTAAACAATTTAAAGATAAACTAGTTGTTATCGGGGTGTCTCTCAATAAAGAAGAACATATACGTGCAATGAAAGAGCCTGTGATTGAGTATTATAGCGCTATAGATACGAAGAAAGAGTATATCGGTAAGTTTGAAATCAAAGGATATCCCCACGCCATTCTTTTGGATACCCGCGGAATTGTTCGTTGGGAAGGAAATCCTGTACAAAGTGGTCATGAATTGACGGCAGAAGTTTTGGAACACTTGATTACTAAATACGATTATGAAGACGGAGGGGTACACCGTTCATATTCAAAATCATATTTGAATGAAAAGGCTCCTGAATTATCTATGCGCGAGTGGTTCCCAAAAGAGCCGGACTTGAAAGGTAAATTCGTGTTACGTGACTTTTTCAGTTTCCACTGTGGACCTTGTCGTAAAGCTATTCCGAAATTAAACAAATGGAACAAGGAATTTGCTGGAGAGCTGGTTATTATCGGTTGTGCAAAGGACGGTATTGCACGATTGAGAACCATAGAACCTAAAATTGAATACACGCTGGCAAGTGATCCTCAAGGTAAAATATGGCAAGAAATGGATTTACACGTGTTGTCGTATGTGCAATTGATTGACCCGAAAGGAATTGTACGTTGGGAGGGATTGTGCATCGATTTGACAACCAAAAAGATTAAAGAGATAATTGCCAAATATAAATGA
- a CDS encoding RNA polymerase sigma factor has protein sequence MEHELYTVKWLNENYSAHFEELYKSIYKRLYFFARNFLMDEALADDIVQEVFLGLWNKGKEMREDIPLERYLFISTRNLCVDYHRRLNILDKYQKHLMEAEAMVYFPYGGEETERAVKVRELLDELPDMQRQVLKLSIWEGLKYKEVAERLNIAEGTVHTHIKRAYKYIKSHLVLLLIFLNLILNKIL, from the coding sequence ATGGAGCATGAATTGTATACGGTGAAATGGTTGAATGAGAATTATTCTGCTCATTTTGAAGAATTGTATAAATCAATATACAAGCGTTTGTATTTTTTTGCTCGAAATTTTTTAATGGATGAAGCGTTGGCAGATGACATTGTTCAGGAGGTATTTCTCGGGTTGTGGAACAAGGGAAAAGAGATGCGAGAAGATATTCCTCTGGAACGTTATTTGTTTATATCAACGAGAAACTTGTGTGTAGATTACCACCGTCGATTAAACATTTTGGATAAATACCAAAAGCATTTGATGGAAGCTGAAGCGATGGTCTACTTTCCTTACGGGGGAGAAGAGACGGAACGAGCAGTTAAAGTGAGAGAACTTTTGGACGAATTGCCGGATATGCAAAGACAGGTGTTGAAATTGAGTATTTGGGAGGGGTTGAAATATAAGGAAGTTGCGGAGCGTTTGAACATAGCGGAAGGCACTGTGCATACTCATATAAAACGGGCGTATAAATACATCAAAAGTCATTTGGTGTTGCTTTTAATATTCTTGAATTTGATATTGAACAAAATTTTATGA
- a CDS encoding FG-GAP repeat domain-containing protein, whose product MKKIICIINCLLVWSYTCVVAQNTSDEAMIHTVHFPEMRVVVNSDIPGAPILSQLQRIDGTEREIRTEKHGLIYPAFFDWNGDGKKDLLLGEFETGQKGSYIKVYLNEGTDAAPSYSGKYFYATDVNGDTITNYQWCCIGIHPRLIDLDQDGYLDIISGQYNPGQISWWRGSKDGFLPRVFIEQEGYVEGAVLSDGKGDDPNSLTYWNYTSVHFADYDGDGLLDLFVGGSGGLRVALNVGTKENPKFGIRKYLLHTDGSKLTIHTRDEKSKAYLYKTYMTPVDWDGDGVLDILLTYEYVKEGHHPVEFFKGVQTPEGLRFEKAIPLFTEKEGRKALPGCQPMITLVDYNNDGVQDIVLGLSIPTINGFEVAPEIAWDWIRNVGIEMPGKDAGRGVEYAGGIEQLIQKIEENPALKNHYLGKLKDYKYLTLRHRGYLFVMYGTKNPKKAKHLSIDIPLGEVEEEVEESMQKPVSISWKLPDKLEVGKELEVEVIFSFQKGWHGYVDDEINTALGFIPTTVDFEFPKGVTKVGETSAPKPSYVGLYPVYEGNQKSFKQKFICSKKLLKNKGEIVVKAKIQYQVCNENMCMPPVEETWQQLMKK is encoded by the coding sequence ATGAAGAAAATCATTTGTATAATTAATTGCTTGCTTGTATGGAGTTACACGTGTGTTGTGGCACAAAATACAAGTGATGAGGCGATGATTCATACCGTTCATTTCCCGGAGATGCGTGTCGTGGTAAACAGTGATATTCCTGGAGCACCGATTTTATCTCAGCTTCAACGGATTGATGGAACGGAACGAGAAATCAGAACCGAAAAACATGGCTTAATTTATCCTGCCTTTTTTGATTGGAATGGCGATGGTAAAAAAGATTTGTTGTTGGGTGAATTCGAAACAGGACAGAAAGGTTCGTATATTAAGGTGTATTTGAATGAGGGAACGGATGCTGCCCCCAGTTATTCCGGTAAATATTTTTACGCGACCGATGTTAATGGAGATACCATTACAAACTACCAGTGGTGTTGTATCGGAATTCACCCCCGTCTAATCGATTTGGATCAAGACGGTTATTTGGATATTATTTCGGGACAGTATAACCCGGGACAGATTTCATGGTGGCGGGGTTCAAAAGACGGTTTTTTACCTCGGGTATTTATAGAACAGGAGGGATACGTGGAAGGAGCCGTATTAAGTGATGGGAAGGGGGACGATCCGAATTCATTAACTTATTGGAATTATACGTCGGTCCATTTTGCTGATTATGACGGTGACGGTTTATTGGATTTGTTTGTTGGAGGAAGTGGTGGTTTACGTGTGGCATTGAATGTTGGGACGAAAGAGAATCCTAAATTTGGTATTCGTAAATATCTGCTTCATACGGACGGATCTAAATTAACTATTCATACGAGAGACGAAAAGAGCAAAGCGTATTTGTATAAAACTTACATGACTCCAGTAGATTGGGATGGCGATGGCGTGTTAGATATTTTGTTGACGTATGAATATGTAAAAGAGGGGCATCATCCGGTTGAATTTTTTAAAGGAGTGCAAACACCGGAGGGTTTGAGGTTTGAAAAAGCAATCCCATTATTCACGGAAAAAGAAGGCCGTAAGGCTTTGCCGGGGTGTCAACCTATGATTACTCTGGTGGATTATAACAATGATGGTGTGCAGGATATAGTGCTTGGACTTTCAATCCCGACAATCAATGGCTTTGAAGTCGCACCGGAAATTGCTTGGGATTGGATTCGTAATGTTGGGATTGAGATGCCGGGAAAAGACGCTGGTCGAGGAGTAGAGTACGCGGGAGGTATTGAACAATTGATACAGAAAATTGAAGAAAATCCGGCATTAAAAAATCATTATCTCGGTAAATTGAAGGATTATAAATATTTGACACTACGACATCGTGGGTATCTTTTCGTGATGTATGGAACTAAAAATCCCAAAAAAGCAAAACATTTGTCCATAGATATTCCCTTGGGGGAGGTAGAGGAAGAAGTCGAAGAATCTATGCAAAAACCGGTATCGATTTCTTGGAAATTGCCGGATAAATTAGAAGTTGGTAAAGAACTGGAAGTTGAAGTCATTTTTTCTTTTCAAAAAGGATGGCATGGGTACGTTGATGATGAAATAAATACGGCTTTGGGATTCATTCCGACAACGGTTGATTTCGAATTTCCTAAAGGAGTGACAAAAGTTGGGGAAACAAGTGCGCCGAAACCTTCTTATGTAGGACTTTATCCGGTTTACGAGGGAAATCAAAAGAGTTTCAAGCAAAAATTTATTTGTTCTAAGAAATTATTGAAAAATAAGGGCGAGATTGTTGTGAAAGCAAAAATTCAATACCAGGTATGTAACGAAAATATGTGTATGCCCCCGGTGGAAGAAACATGGCAGCAGTTAATGAAAAAGTAA
- a CDS encoding S8 family serine peptidase, producing the protein MNRVLLKMLFVGACAGFTIPVSAQKTTDTKNVSFVGWHLLSYEKEGVYAAGVNQAYEYLKDRKPAKKTIVGIVDGGVDITHEDLKDVLWQNPGEIPGNGIDDDKNGYVDDVHGWNFLGTPDGKQMELGFTMADQEYLKLCEKYEGIDTTKLSAKERGEYAYFKDVCKYSPICRAYREIAIAEAAVKYAEVFNRELKEKFPKKKKFEIKEFGPLLEEGETDPVRISAYNFFLKRFQRRKNRLEWSEQFYNNRNSVVEETKAEYNKLKNDYYEGVRIRSTLGDNPEKINDRFYGNNNLLAESAMHGVHVGGIVGANRHNNIGIEGVADVELMFLRVGPGAGDEHDKEVALCIRYAVDNGARVINMSFGKPFSLHNKWMIDAMKYAEKKGVLLVHSAGNDGINLDERDFYPNRYVSKNKTLRNWIAVGANDMNGNPAPFSNYGKKEVDLFAPGVNVYSTIYDKRFKYRAMDGTSMAAPVVTGVIALIWNYFPELTAEEVKEAVLGSVTSRKGAIVPCPGSGEKIDFADLCRTGGIVNALEAVKLAEKIYEEKHK; encoded by the coding sequence ATGAATAGAGTTTTATTAAAAATGTTATTCGTGGGAGCCTGTGCTGGTTTTACGATTCCCGTATCGGCACAAAAAACAACAGATACTAAAAATGTATCTTTTGTAGGTTGGCATCTGCTTTCGTATGAAAAGGAGGGTGTGTACGCTGCCGGGGTGAACCAAGCTTATGAATATTTAAAGGATAGGAAACCCGCGAAGAAAACAATCGTGGGAATTGTTGACGGAGGTGTAGATATCACCCATGAAGACCTCAAGGATGTGCTTTGGCAAAATCCGGGAGAAATACCGGGCAACGGTATTGACGATGACAAGAACGGATACGTGGATGATGTACATGGATGGAACTTTCTAGGAACGCCTGACGGGAAACAGATGGAATTGGGGTTCACCATGGCTGATCAGGAGTATTTGAAGTTGTGTGAAAAGTATGAGGGAATAGATACAACCAAGTTGTCTGCTAAAGAGCGTGGAGAATATGCTTATTTTAAAGATGTATGTAAGTACTCTCCGATTTGTCGTGCTTACCGGGAAATAGCGATAGCTGAGGCTGCGGTGAAGTATGCTGAAGTCTTCAATCGAGAATTAAAGGAGAAATTCCCGAAGAAAAAGAAATTTGAAATCAAAGAATTTGGTCCCTTATTGGAAGAGGGCGAAACTGATCCGGTTCGAATTTCTGCATATAATTTTTTCTTGAAACGTTTTCAACGCCGGAAAAATCGTTTGGAGTGGAGTGAGCAATTCTATAATAATAGAAATAGCGTGGTCGAGGAAACGAAAGCGGAATACAATAAATTGAAGAATGACTATTACGAAGGGGTACGTATCCGCTCAACGTTGGGGGACAATCCGGAAAAAATAAATGACCGTTTTTATGGTAATAACAATTTGTTGGCGGAAAGTGCAATGCATGGTGTGCATGTCGGGGGTATCGTGGGGGCTAATCGCCACAATAATATTGGTATAGAAGGTGTCGCCGACGTGGAGTTGATGTTTTTGCGTGTGGGACCGGGAGCCGGTGACGAACACGACAAAGAGGTGGCGTTATGTATTCGTTATGCCGTGGACAATGGTGCACGGGTGATAAACATGAGTTTTGGAAAACCTTTTTCTTTACACAATAAGTGGATGATTGATGCCATGAAGTATGCAGAGAAAAAAGGCGTTTTGTTGGTACATTCTGCCGGAAACGATGGTATTAATTTGGATGAACGTGACTTCTATCCGAATCGCTATGTTTCAAAAAACAAAACACTGCGGAATTGGATTGCGGTAGGAGCCAACGATATGAATGGAAATCCGGCTCCTTTCAGTAATTATGGTAAAAAAGAGGTGGATCTATTTGCTCCCGGAGTGAATGTGTATTCCACGATTTATGATAAACGATTCAAGTATCGGGCCATGGATGGAACGAGTATGGCGGCTCCGGTGGTGACTGGTGTGATTGCTTTAATTTGGAACTATTTCCCGGAGTTGACGGCAGAGGAAGTAAAAGAGGCAGTCTTGGGTAGTGTTACCTCACGTAAAGGGGCCATTGTTCCTTGTCCGGGAAGTGGCGAGAAAATCGATTTTGCTGATTTATGCCGTACGGGGGGAATCGTAAATGCATTGGAAGCCGTGAAATTGGCAGAAAAAATATATGAGGAGAAACATAAATGA
- a CDS encoding TlpA disulfide reductase family protein, with translation MMKKIVLLVFVLCGSIALFAQNRKMTLKGECSPARNGEKLYLLMGSEVPCDSAVVENGKFEFPLKNLQPEEVLVVRVGKDGTQECVLLYLDYCDTYLKLGEETYQTFNTNFIKCTVSGNQTDAVLREVNDIFFNATWLDHPDTAIEKLKEVAKRHDLASAYALRKYNQFVFEHGLASAVKESLDKMSPIVKMSAAGQALQKYYDRYVKLALGAIAPDFTLNTPEGEPLSLHEYIKGKKLVLIDFWASWCGPCRKEGENIKAIYKEYHAKGFDVLGVSLDTKMEAWKEAIEKDGITWGQVSDLKGWKTPLTKLYDFMGIPCLYLVDGAGRIVAKNLRGEELRKKIAELCE, from the coding sequence ATGATGAAAAAAATAGTTTTATTGGTATTTGTGTTGTGCGGAAGTATAGCCTTGTTTGCACAAAATAGAAAAATGACATTAAAAGGTGAGTGTTCACCAGCAAGGAATGGTGAGAAACTCTATTTGTTAATGGGGAGTGAAGTACCATGCGATTCTGCCGTTGTTGAGAATGGAAAATTTGAGTTTCCTCTTAAAAATCTCCAACCGGAAGAGGTGCTAGTGGTACGTGTGGGTAAAGATGGGACACAGGAATGTGTATTACTTTATCTTGATTATTGTGATACTTATTTGAAACTTGGAGAAGAAACGTATCAAACATTTAATACGAATTTTATAAAATGTACTGTATCTGGTAATCAGACGGATGCGGTGCTTCGGGAGGTTAATGATATTTTTTTCAATGCTACTTGGCTTGACCATCCGGATACGGCAATTGAGAAATTGAAAGAAGTAGCGAAGAGACATGATCTGGCTTCGGCCTACGCTTTGCGTAAGTATAACCAATTTGTATTTGAACATGGATTAGCTTCTGCGGTAAAAGAGAGTCTTGATAAGATGTCTCCGATCGTGAAAATGTCTGCTGCCGGACAAGCATTGCAGAAGTATTACGATCGTTATGTCAAGCTTGCGCTGGGAGCAATAGCACCGGATTTTACATTGAATACTCCGGAAGGGGAGCCTTTATCTTTACATGAATATATTAAGGGCAAAAAGCTTGTTTTAATAGACTTTTGGGCATCTTGGTGTGGACCTTGTCGTAAAGAGGGGGAGAATATAAAAGCGATTTACAAGGAATATCATGCTAAAGGATTTGATGTTTTGGGAGTTTCCTTGGACACCAAAATGGAAGCGTGGAAAGAAGCTATCGAGAAAGATGGTATCACGTGGGGCCAGGTATCCGATTTGAAAGGCTGGAAAACGCCACTCACTAAATTGTATGATTTCATGGGTATTCCTTGTCTTTACCTTGTTGATGGGGCTGGACGTATTGTTGCAAAAAATTTACGAGGAGAGGAATTACGTAAAAAAATAGCTGAACTTTGTGAATAG
- a CDS encoding TlpA family protein disulfide reductase produces the protein MKKSNVITRGLGLCGKVCLIATLIVGGVAIAFAKNRPTQDKWLSPVLRGGITTLNVVVSGSLNEKVKNVKVAWHGFMAGEREFSLNQQGIGKVEFEHCGTLCLEINVSGIQRTIDVIVNPGENVELQLDAQRQTFDFKGDYAELNRYLFYKKSEHAFVPAKEKMKGMTGHEYVLYCKSLYKDQVRELRKAKLGESEFHYASLEALLDCFKHIYSGYCNFEAAHRAEPERSGLRITCDDLKVLSSDIIGAGYDLMLFPENKVLPLLRLLKDEQQLFLCLGVNTGYLFDLYRTRSSAIKLHENVPLNDKCLEQLKYVSPEVADWFLRLNEKVEQEWQAHVGKKGYEIGKVPVVPREQVLDSILAGYRGEVVFVDFWYVYCRSCLRAMAEMEAVKEEYLKKGVKFLFITGEKASPEVRWLQMIPDMKGIHYRVTNEAYRYLIDEQFKMKGLPYYLIVDKQGNIKYRYNGFMGCEKMREILDEELSK, from the coding sequence ATGAAAAAGAGTAATGTAATCACGAGAGGATTAGGATTATGCGGAAAGGTGTGTCTGATCGCAACCCTGATTGTGGGTGGTGTTGCTATCGCGTTTGCTAAAAACCGACCCACTCAAGATAAATGGCTGTCTCCGGTTTTACGTGGAGGCATAACGACGTTGAATGTTGTCGTTTCAGGTAGTTTGAATGAAAAAGTGAAAAATGTGAAAGTCGCTTGGCATGGTTTCATGGCAGGGGAGCGGGAGTTTTCGTTAAATCAACAAGGAATTGGGAAAGTGGAGTTTGAACATTGCGGAACGTTGTGTTTGGAAATTAACGTGAGTGGAATTCAACGGACAATCGACGTTATTGTCAACCCGGGAGAAAACGTGGAATTACAACTGGATGCACAAAGGCAGACCTTCGATTTTAAAGGAGATTACGCGGAACTGAATCGTTATTTGTTCTACAAAAAAAGTGAACATGCTTTCGTGCCGGCGAAAGAAAAAATGAAAGGGATGACAGGGCATGAATATGTTTTGTATTGTAAGTCTTTATATAAAGATCAGGTTCGAGAATTACGTAAAGCAAAGCTTGGAGAAAGTGAGTTTCACTACGCCAGCCTGGAAGCCTTGTTGGATTGCTTTAAGCATATTTATTCCGGATATTGCAATTTCGAAGCGGCTCACCGTGCAGAACCGGAAAGGAGTGGTTTGCGGATAACTTGCGATGATTTGAAAGTTTTGTCATCCGATATTATTGGTGCTGGCTATGATCTTATGCTTTTCCCGGAAAATAAGGTGTTGCCTTTGTTGCGTCTCTTGAAAGACGAGCAGCAATTATTTCTTTGTTTAGGGGTTAACACGGGCTATTTGTTTGATTTGTATAGAACAAGGTCCAGTGCTATTAAGTTACATGAAAATGTTCCTTTAAACGATAAATGTTTGGAACAATTGAAATATGTCTCTCCGGAAGTTGCGGATTGGTTTCTTCGGTTAAATGAAAAAGTAGAACAGGAATGGCAAGCTCATGTGGGGAAAAAAGGGTATGAAATCGGTAAAGTGCCTGTGGTTCCCAGGGAACAAGTTTTGGATTCTATTTTGGCAGGTTATCGTGGAGAGGTCGTTTTTGTTGATTTCTGGTATGTTTACTGTCGATCCTGTTTAAGAGCGATGGCAGAGATGGAGGCGGTAAAAGAAGAGTATTTGAAAAAAGGGGTGAAATTTTTGTTTATCACGGGGGAAAAAGCATCTCCAGAAGTGCGTTGGTTGCAAATGATTCCGGACATGAAAGGCATACACTATCGTGTTACGAATGAGGCATATCGCTATCTAATCGATGAACAATTTAAAATGAAAGGATTACCCTATTATTTGATTGTGGATAAGCAAGGAAATATAAAATATCGATATAACGGTTTTATGGGGTGTGAAAAAATGCGAGAGATATTAGATGAGGAATTAAGTAAATAA